Genomic segment of Arachis hypogaea cultivar Tifrunner chromosome 16, arahy.Tifrunner.gnm2.J5K5, whole genome shotgun sequence:
TTGTGAAGCATTTACCTTATCAGCTTCCTTATGATTTGGTGCCATTTTATGGATCCTATGATGACATAGTTGTGCAAGTGAACAATAAGGTAAAATCTTCACTAGTTCACTCCATAGTAATATAGGAAGAAAATTTTTCAGAATGACAAATTTTGTCTGATTTGTTTATCCAATTGTTGAGTTGTTTCTGGGTTCAAGACATGAAATTAGCCACCAATGTAATTATCAAGTTAGACTAGCTAGATTGCGTCCTTTAGTGCAGCTCTTTCCCGGATCTTTCGTTAACACGAAGTGTTTGTATGCCGGGTTGTCCTTTTTTGTTTGTTGTAGAATGCTTATTAGTTATTAAATCTTGAATGAACTCACGGTGGACgataattttgtaaataaaacTAGAGAAAAATCTAAGAAGATTTACAAGTAACCGTTAAAagaaatctaaatataaatagttTTAACACATATATGGCTTATGATACAACACTATGGCATTGTTTATGTATGTTGGTGATGTAGGTTTTTGATGCTGCTGTTGGTGATATTCAAGTAATTGACCAAAGATATGCATATGCTGAATTCTCTAATCCATATATTCCATCCGGTATTGCCATGGTATCAAAAGTAAAGCCAGATAGATCAAAAGAAACATGGATGTTCATGGAAGCTTTCACAAAAGACATGTGGTTGTTAATGGCAGCAATGCACATGTTTATATCATTTGTTATATGGTTGATTGAACGTGAACATAATTCAGAGCTTAAAGGGTTTGGAACCATGCTATGGTTTTCTGTCACCACATTATTCTTTGTACATAGTAAGTACTTCATTTCATGCCATTATTAGATTATAATTAAAATCTTATCATATGTTTGCTTAAAACTTGTCAATTTCCCATGTTCCTCTATGAAACTcatatcaaatcaaataattattgTATTTTCAGGAGAACCTGTGAAAAGCAACTTGGCCAGAGCAGTGCTAGCACCATGGTTGTTTGCAATTCTGATAGTGACAACATGTTTCACAGCAAGCCTCTCATCAATGATGACAGTGTCTCAACTTGAACCATCTGTGCCTGATATACAAACACTGCTAAGGACCAATGCAATAGTGGGTTGCAATAAGAACACATTCTTGGTTCATTACTTGGTTAATGAACTGAAATTCAAGCCTGAGAATGTTAAGGGCTTTGAATCAATTAGTGATTTTCCAAGGGCTTTTGAGAAAAAAGAAATTGTAGCAGCTTTTACTATTGCACCTCATGCTGAAGTCTTTCTTGCTACACATTGTAAGGGATATATCAAAGCAGGACCTACCTTAAAGCTTGGTGGATTAGGCTTTGTGAGTTTTTTTCTCTCATCTTCCTATCTCTTTTTAGTTGAAACTTGAAAAGGATAATTGTGcaaatttttcctttttaataGAAGATATATATGTTTAATAATTTATGACAAATGCTTTGGATAtcagaatcttttattttttaccatGCATAATCATAAACTCAATTCTTTTAATCTAATTCCTTTAGTCTAGTAATCCAATAATATACTTTATCTTATACTTTTGAACCTTAATGACTaagtaatgataaaaaataataaattatgatggCTCACTAGCATTCttcataacttattttttaaaatttttcttattagAAAAAGGTTTTAATTATTATGTGTTTTAAAAGCACGTATTAAAATTATTACCAATAG
This window contains:
- the LOC112697836 gene encoding glutamate receptor 2.9-like isoform X3, translated to MEELSKNVVATNHEGLSGKIIFKDGKLLEPATFKIVNVIGRSYNELAYWSPESGFSENLVNQISPSSASASTSGRVLLSNANWPGGSKSVPKGWVYNNEGRRSVKIGVPAGDPCPQFVNVSYDQRLNQTHITGFSIHVFEAVVKHLPYQLPYDLVPFYGSYDDIVVQVNNKVFDAAVGDIQVIDQRYAYAEFSNPYIPSGIAMVSKVKPDRSKETWMFMEAFTKDMWLLMAAMHMFISFVIWLIEREHNSELKGFGTMLWFSVTTLFFVHREPVKSNLARAVLAPWLFAILIVTTCFTASLSSMMTVSQLEPSVPDIQTLLRTNAIVGCNKNTFLVHYLVNELKFKPENVKGFESISDFPRAFEKKEIVAAFTIAPHAEVFLATHCKGYIKAGPTLKLGGLGFAAYITTLVAALSRTLR
- the LOC112697836 gene encoding glutamate receptor 2.9-like isoform X2 — protein: MEELSKNVVATNHEGLSGKIIFKDGKLLEPATFKIVNVIGRSYNELAYWSPESGFSENLVNQISPSSASASTSGRVLLSNANWPGGSKSVPKGWVYNNEGRRSVKIGVPAGDPCPQFVNVSYDQRLNQTHITGFSIHVFEAVVKHLPYQLPYDLVPFYGSYDDIVVQVNNKVFDAAVGDIQVIDQRYAYAEFSNPYIPSGIAMVSKVKPDRSKETWMFMEAFTKDMWLLMAAMHMFISFVIWLIEREHNSELKGFGTMLWFSVTTLFFVHREPVKSNLARAVLAPWLFAILIVTTCFTASLSSMMTVSQLEPSVPDIQTLLRTNAIVGCNKNTFLVHYLVNELKFKPENVKGFESISDFPRAFEKKEIVAAFTIAPHAEVFLATHCKGYIKAGPTLKLGGLGFGLGCVHYNLGCGPFPDPALNAGRLCTGLPLYQGFRHFPRVQPYQLTYQEQH